The DNA segment tttccgaatgaagcagagagtgtttgatgatcgggacatccgtagagataccaaggtgcttgtcctcccaaccctgctgtacGCTTGCGAagcgtggacggtctacagacgtcacactcaactcctggagtgtttccaacAGTGTTGCCtcggaaaaatcctgcaaatctcttgggaagagagacaaatgtcagcgtgctggaagaagcaagaccaccagcattgaagcgatgctcctacgccatcgactctgctggactggccatgtagTCCGAATGCCCTACCACTGTCTCaaaaagcagttactctactcccaactcaagaacgggaaacgtaatgttggtgagcaggaaaagagatttaaagatgggcttaaagccaacctttaaaactgtggcatagacactgagaactgggaagccctggcccttgagagctctaattggaagtcagctgtgaccagcagtgctgcggagttcgaagaggcacgaacggagggcttaagggagaaacgtgccaagaggaaggagcgtcaagccaaccctgacagggatcgcctttcacctggaaaccgatgtcctcactgtggtagaacatgcagattaagaataggtctcttcagtcacctaagaacccacccacaggaccccacgtctggaagaccatcatcctcgaactacaagggatcacctaagtaagtaagtcggtgaaaattgagttcaaagtgtaaTACTAGTTTGCAGAACCAAGACAAGATCATTGAGTGTCAGATGGATATTTGTTGTTCATTGTAGTCTTTGCAAGGTAAGAGATAAATATGCAACTGGGGCTTGGGCAGAAACTGAATCTGGACATTTTCCAAAATGTGGTTAAGTATTGATCTCTCCATTTAGTGACATTTCCCCATCCAAATAGTCATTTAACTCTAACCTGCGTGAAATATTTTGTTGAGGGCTACAAATGTCAGGATAAGTTCTCTTCATTTAATTCATCAGATGCTGGTAAGGTTTGACAAAGAACTAAATAGCATGACAAGataaattattttatgatttatagtgaTTAAAATGAAATTCCATGTTGCACAAGTGAAAAAGTGGAAAGACCTGTATCTGAGTCCTTCTGTGGAGCTGAATGCCACCCTGAAGACTATAGTGTCTTTTACACAACTTAATTTttatagtttgataccacttgtacTGCCacttttactacaccattgtgtcagctcaccacagccgctcctgaatgaacacacgagactcttcgtggtatcaccaggaacttttactgtaggaaacatgaacatcagaaaagccaagaatgggaggctccggccaaccctcctttatataccctccccctcatttgaacagtctcttcccgctcagtaaaaccccgcgcaaattccccgccaagtccatcagccgtttctcctccgagtcctgggacgcaggtgtcttatcaatgtcagtgaccctgaaactcagagccacatccaggctctagtagcagggttctgacatggcgtcctcctccccttcgtcctggaaggaaaagattaaacacaactattgttctccgctgtccagagttcctttatacttttttaacaggctgcaatggaataccgggtgtacctttcctaggtcctttggtagcctcagctcataggtcacttcgtttattctttttgctaccctgaatggccctatatagcgtggagccaatttcttggatgggaaccccaatttcaggttttttgtgctcagccaaaccaggtctccttcgcccaatttgtccccctctcggcgcctacgatccgcaaagagcttgtacttcttttgtgtttcccgcaatgcctctaccacggtttgccacccttgcttgattttggccggccattcctcgtcggtctggccctccccttccttccactcgggtagcctggggaaaggtgccacctcctgtccgtatactatttcgaatggggcacgacctgtggccgaatgtacggccccgttaaaagccatctcagcaaacggaagaaggtccgcccaatcatcctgtctataattggtgtacatccttaagaattggcacagtgtctgttgggtacgttcgacccccccgttggtcgcgggatgaaaggccgagctcaggttcctttctgctcctaacagctgtaagaattttccccaaaattttgcagtaaattggactccccggtcactaattatcttgtcgggacacccatgtaggcgatatacatgcttcacatacaaatcagcaagtttttcagctgaagggagttttggcagagccacaaagtgtgcctgttttgagaataggtccaatattgtccaaatgtatctgtggcctctgctggggggtagttcgcctacaaaatccatggctacgcattcccatggcctcatgggctccaccaccttctgcaatagcccctggggcttccccggtggtgtttttccctctgcgcatagttcacactgcgtgacgtaccccctggcgtctttcctcattccgggccaccagcattgtttggccaacagtttaatagtcctggtggggcctagatgacccgcacccttgttatcatggtacttccttaacatttctcgtcttaaacattcaggaatatacaatttcttatttacaaacaccaaatccccacacaattctcccttttctttgtttgtttgtaaccatttgtccattccatacgctcgcttcaactcttcctcccatatttctcctccccccgtggaaatggcagtacgtttgttttctttggccgcttgtgctcgagttagtactgccaggccccattgcttatcaagaaaaatactcccttcagattcctgaattcctcccccgtgctgaggcatccgagagagagcgtcagcgagtatattatgtttcccctggaagaatctgagtctgaaatcaaaacggctgaaatattgggcccatctaatttgcttcgctgatagtttacgaggggatcttagatactgtaaatttctatggtcagtccacacctcaaacggtgttccacttccttccaggaagtgtctccagcactctagtgcttttagaatcgctaaggcttctctctcccaaatcggccagtttttttctgtatcgctaaacttttttgacagatagccacatggcttcaggttccccccctcgtctttctgtagcagaactgccccatatgcccggtctgacgcatcgcaatgtaatacaaaggctttagacatatcagggtgctgtaggacaggctcctcagtaaaacgcttttttagggcttcgaaagcttcctggcattctattgtccaggtcagtttggcccctggggccttcactttggctgtttctcccctacctttagtctttaacaaatccgttaatggcaaagtgaggcgcgcaaagtccttgataaatgttctatagaagtttgcgaaccctaggaaggattgcagctgcttccgtgttttgggggcttcccaccccctcacgtcttctaccttcgcagggtccatcgccactccctgggaggaaatcctataccccagaaagtctatctggtctttattgaactcgcacttggcaagcttcgcatacagttttgcttctctcaacttttgcaggacttccctgactagttctatgtgttgctccttagtccgagatactaacaatatgtcatctaaaaaaacaaagactcccttgtacaacaatggatgcaacacttcgttgattaattgcatgaacgcggcgcctccgccgcacaaaccgaaagggagcacacgataattgaataatccgaatgcacaggagaaggccgtcttccacctgtcctctggtttaatctgcagtttatggtacgcttcaattaagtccaatttagtgaatatctgtccctccgataactgggcgatcaagtccttcactaaaggtagggggtatttatttccagaactgattgcattcaggcccctgtagtcaatgcagagcctcagcgtttggtcctttttgcgcctgaacaacacaggcgcccctagaggggaatttgaaggctctatgaaacccctcgctaggtttttatcaatgtattttctcagttcctccttttccctagccgacattgggtatatttttgccttgggaagctctgctcctgggactagctctatcttcacttcaactctccgcttcggtgggaaactgtctgcttccttctcatcaaatacgtccacaaaatcccgatactctgggggtaatttatctgccagttctgctatcctgatagagtcttcctccccccttttccccggctctctctccacttcctggctcccttcttccaacttcatcctgaagatcatgctcttatcctcccagttgatttgcgggttggcctgccccagccatggcatgcctagtataacattatagctggctatttgtgatatcacaaatgacacctttccttcccaactccctatcttacactttacatcttcggcactgtacttagctaatgatcccgatgctgtggatccgtccaactgcgaaaaagctattggggattctaggttcgttctttcgcatcccaatccctcggctaattcaggggagatgatgttcctggaacatccacaatccacaaatgctttgcaggttgcttgtttgctgccactttccagctgaatggggaccactatcatggctttgtcctgacttaccaacccccccgagtggtgcctcatcggtggttcttcctcggcgcgtttccctgccacggcttttggtttgggcgggcctccgccttccccttttctctgccagcactcggcagccctgtggcccaaacggccgcacacgaagcagcccctcctgctggtgctcacgttccctgtcggctccgttctcctcccggctggggttgatccctccttccggctcccctctttcatctgcggccgctgctgtagccctcctcggtgcctcctcgcctgggccagcgatgtctcgatgcgccccgccagctgaatccatccgcgcagtgtgtcaggctcatcgcgatgcaccgcccaggagaggatctcccgcctgagcccctctttgaagagttctatctttgtcactgcagaccattccggcaccttttcagcgaggcattggaactcctccgcatactcagataccgacctctgcccctgggagacggtcttcaactcctccctcgcccggatctgctccagtggatctcggaaacgggtctccagggcccccataaagcgtcggagtgaccccagacatgggtcgcgccgcgcgtgtagttgaacgtaccagctggccgctcccctcttcaacactgcaccaatggcccgtacccggctggattccgttctaaaagtgtgggcattgtcctccatatagcccctcaccgtggtcaggaaaaaatccagttcagaggactctcccccaaactcgatccttagttcctctcgtctcggtaggggtccctgtggtggcaatccccaatcctccgcccgtcgcaagcccccttgcgggccagtgggccccgctgctgcttccctttgtcctgtgccacgcccggcattcgccaggggcaccagggtctcagttgggagcgtagccgggattctcggaggcttttccccttcgtcgtcactctcctccacccgcgtcaggctcgtttggatcttgggccgggcaccgggctcctttcgcatttcccttcccttcggtgctgggaggtctgcaaagccctggctgcttcccatgctcacgtcccacattgagctagcccggagttcccttcctcgctccggctccgccaaaaccgccaggcgctccatcgccctcgacatcactgccagggtggtctccatcgccgacatcctctcctccagaaacaccatcttttgcgggcctggggaaggtgaaccttcctctcctccggtgctatctccccgcaccactccgcgcctctgggttaccccatttggctgggcataagcggtggatgacgccagggccgccagctggtggaactcagcgtccgtctcgggagtggccctctccgaccttcctcctccggcgcccaagagctcttcatcctccacttgcatgttacacctcaccgctacagcgggatggtgtccgtattcttggcttagtgtcagctcaccacagccgctcctgaatgaacacacgagactcttcgtggtatcaccaggaacttttactgtaggaaacatgaacatcagaaaagccaagaatgggaggctccggccaaccctcctttatataccctccccctcatttgaacagtctcttcccgctcagtaaaaccccgcgcaaattccccgccaagtccatcagccgtttctcctccgagtcctgggacgcaggtgtcttatcaatgtcagtgaccctgaaactcagagccacatccaggctctagtagcagggttctgacaccatTGTACTGCATAATGGGATTTAGACATTGATAGCATTTAGTATCTCCATGGGTTTCTGGAATCTGGGATCGCTGTCCTTTGCTGCTGTGTTGTAAAACAAAAACTGTACCAATATAAAGTTATCCTTCTGAATTAAGAGATTCAACCATATACaatttcaaaatattccaaaaaataatattccaaaaaacaaactgctgcctTTTAATATAAGGAACAATTTTTTGCTAGGCTACCGCATATAATGTAAATTGAGCATCCACTAATTTTAGTATCTACTGAGGTTCCTGCCACCAAAACGCAGAGGATGCCTTTTAGAGTTTGGTAAAGTATCTGGCAAATTTTTGGTTAATTGTAAAGTCAGGAGTGCCTAAGAAATACGTAGGTTCTGAGTAAATCACAGAGTAATGAATGAGATCTGTAAGCAATAAAGAATAGGCTGCAGTGAGGATGATGTAATGCAGCAGGTGATTGGTTAAAGGACATATAAATTAAGTAAGTAA comes from the Anolis carolinensis isolate JA03-04 unplaced genomic scaffold, rAnoCar3.1.pri scaffold_8, whole genome shotgun sequence genome and includes:
- the LOC134293489 gene encoding uncharacterized protein LOC134293489; translated protein: MFMFPTVKVPGDTTKSLVCSFRSGCGELTLSQEYGHHPAVAVRCNMQVEDEELLGAGGGRSERATPETDAEFHQLAALASSTAYAQPNGVTQRRGVVRGDSTGGEEGSPSPGPQKMVFLEERMSAMETTLAVMSRAMERLAVLAEPERGRELRASSMWDVSMGSSQGFADLPAPKGREMRKEPGARPKIQTSLTRVEESDDEGEKPPRIPATLPTETLVPLANAGRGTGQREAAAGPTGPQGGLRRAEDWGLPPQGPLPRREELRIEFGGESSELDFFLTTVRGYMEDNAHTFRTESSRVRAIGAVLKRGAASWYVQLHARRDPCLGSLRRFMGALETRFRDPLEQIRAREELKTVSQGQRSVSEYAEEFQCLAEKVPEWSAVTKIELFKEGLRREILSWAVHRDEPDTLRGWIQLAGRIETSLAQARRHRGGLQQRPQMKEGSRKEGSTPAGRRTEPTGNVSTSRRGCFVCGRLGHRAAECWQRKGEGGGPPKPKAVAGKRAEEEPPMRHHSGGLDEGEEDAMSEPCY